The following nucleotide sequence is from Arvicola amphibius chromosome 1, mArvAmp1.2, whole genome shotgun sequence.
ATTGCTGGTATTTAGAAGTGAAGGCTCATGACTGTAATCTGCTCAGGAAGGCTGAGCCTGTCTTGGACTACTTGCGATTACACAGTAAGTCAACAAGTAAGACAACAGACTTTCTGTCTCGGCTCTATTATCACAGAAGTATCACATGGGTTAGACCAGTGATATTGATGCTGCAGTGCTTCTAAAAGATGAAGCATACGAACTATTAGTTTGCATGCTGAGGAAAAGCAACTTTGGAAAAAGACAGTTGATGGTAGCTATGGCATCTTCTGGGTGATGTCATTCTACCTGAAAGTTCTTCGGTATTTGTTACATTCTTTGTACTTTACACACATTACTGCATTTAACCTATGTTACCCCTCCattttatatatgagaaaataagcaCAGAAAAATCTAGTAATTTCTCCAAGTACATTAGTCCTGACAGCCAAGACTCAAATTAAAATTGGCCCCACAGTggtataggagggtcttctatctgtgtgttgcttttattggttaattaataaagaaactgattggcctgataagtcagaacataggtagtcaaagtagacagaacaggatgctgggaagaagaaaggaagagagagctgcCCTCCATGAAGCTgccatgtcagacatgctgaatctttcccagtaagccatgagcaccgtggtgacatacagattattagaaatgggttgaatcaagatatgagaattagccaataagaggctagaactaatgggccaggaagtgtttaaatgaatacaattttttttatttttattaaaaatttctgcctcttccctgcctcACATTtaccccctctcccctccactccccctccctctcctgtccaaagagcagtaagggttcctagccctgtgggaagtccaagttcctcccccctccatccaggtccaggaaggtgagcattcaaacaagCTAgcccctccccaaagccagtatgcatagtaggatccaaatccagtgtcattgtccttggcttctcagcagccctcattgtccgccatgttcagggagtccggttttatcccatgctttttccgtcccagtccagctggccttcgtaagctccgaatagatcagcccccacaatctcagtggatgggagcacccctcacagtccagacttcctagctcatgttctccctccttctggtcctcatttgggccttgggagctcagtgcggagctctgtctctatctccatccatcaccagatgaaggttccctcacggtcctgactttctttctcatgttctccctcctgctcctcatcaggaccttgggagctcagtccggtgctccaatgtggggctctgtctctatctccatccatcgccaggtgaaggttctatggtgatatgcaagatattcatcagtatggctattggatctggccttttccgactccctctcctcagctgcccatggaactagctgggggcatctccctggatacctgggaacccccctagagtcaagtctcttaacaatcctaagatggctcccttaattaagatatatgcttccctgcttccatatccacccttcctatatcccaagcatcccattcccccaagctctccccatcctccccttcacgcttttctctccccatctccccttgcccccatcccaccccacccccaagttcccaatttttccccggcaatcttgtctacttccaatatccaggaggataactatatgtttttctttgggttcaccttcttattatcttctcaaggatcacgaattataggctcaatgtcctttatttatggctagaaaccgattatgagtgggtacatcccatgttcatctttttgggtttgggttacctcactcagaatagtgttttctatttccatccatttgcatgcaaaattcaagatgtcattgttttttatcgctgagtagtattctaatatgtatatattccacagtttcctcacccattcttccactgaaaggcatctaggttgtttccaggttctggctattacaaataattctgctatgaacatagttgaacaaatgcttttgtagtatgattgtgcatctcttggataaattcccaagagtgggattgctgggtcctggggtaggttgatcctgaatttcctgagaaaccgccacactgctttccaaagtggttgcacaaatgtgcattcccaccagcaatggatgagagtaccccacaacctctccagcaaaggctatcattggtgtttttgattttagccaatctgacaggtgtaagatggaggaTAGGAGATCTCTAAGCCCTGAAGAATTCTCAGTCTAATCTCAAAATTTTGAAGCCTTTTCCTGTCTGTTATGGATCTTATCACAAAGAAGAAGCATGAGTAAGCCTCATGCCTCTTGTTGGTCTGTACCCAGGCTGCTGTCTCCTGTTCCTGTAAGGATTCCATTCAGTGTAAATATTTTactattactgttattattattattagagatAGAGTCTCATGTCTCCCAGGTTTTCCTCCAGCTCCTTAGACATCCAAGGATAACCCTGAACTCCAGACCATGAGCCATCACATCCAGTTTATGCAGGGCTAAGGGTAAAACCCagtgcttcatgcatgctagtTAAGCACTCTGCTAATAGAGCTAGTGTCCCATCCCAATTCAATGTAAAGCTTTAAGTGGACACTGGGAAAGCCACAGGTCTCAGCAGCTTCCTTCAGTGTCTTGACAGACAGTATACCAACACTGGGCTTTCTGTCCTGAATAGATGATGTCCCAACCACCAGGACTGCTGTCTGGAAAGTTCTTTTGCtcccagagagacaaaggaatcaatcatttatttgttttacaaaagtaaacagaataatgaaatgaaaaacaatggCCTGATAAGCAGAATTTCCTCGAGTTTAGGTCATCCTTGCCCAAGTAAATATGGATGAGGCTCATCAAGGCTAAGGTGTAAGCAGGCCCAAGTGCAGGCCTCAGGGACTACCTCTTGGGCATCAATATTAATATGAGATTTTCATGGAACACAGAGTAGCCTAGTGTCATACCACTAACACTGTTTCTGGGTCAAGACGGCTCCTGAGGCAAAAACAGTTTCTCTGCACTGTAGAAGCTCAAGGTTCCTTTTCTTGACAACTGTCCCTGCCACCCCCCCATGCTGTCCCCTCCCTACATTGCAGAATTAAGTATCAACACAGATAAGCCCATTAGTTGAGCTGTTACACTTCTAAGTACTTTGCAAGCGTTAACTCCTTGATtctttaacataattttttaagtGCGGATGCCCTATTACCTCCATGTCACAGACAAGGACTCAGAGGCATGGAAGACAGTGCATCACTTGCTCAAGGTGACACAAACAGTAAGCAGAAGAGCTGGGGTTCTAACCCAGGCAGTCTGCCTAGACAACTTGATTACCACACTAATTCACTTCTGCAAAATAACTTTCAATATCAATATTATATGAAAACCAtagctttaaaaaagaacagaCCACTGCCAATTGTTTAGTCCAGACTCctgttacagaaaaccacagactGGTCAGCTTATTAATGACAAACCACCACAATGTCCCACAGTTCTAAACACCGAAAACCCTAAACCAGGGTGCCAGCAGAGTTGATAATTTGTGAGTATTGCTTCCTTGTTTAAAAATGGTTATCTCATCTGTGGAAGGGGTGAATGACCTTTTTGTGGGTGGGAAGTATGGGGAATAAGTTTGTTAGGAGAACAGTAATCTTATCATTTCCAAAGGCCACACCCTGTGACACAATCACCATTATCATTGGAGTTAGGTTTTAAACacgtctttgtttgtttgttttgagacagagactccaCAAAGAacaggctggcttgaacttgcTGTACACCTAaatatgaccttgaactcctaatacTCCTACTTCCAGTCTCTTAACCTAACTGGGATGGTATATAAATTTTGAGGATACAAAACTATGTATAAGTTATTACATTCCCAGTTTTCTATAATCCATATTCTTTTCAAGTGCAAACCACATTCATTACATTTTGAAAACCCCCAAGATACAAAATATTTGAACTTTAATTCTAAAGCATAAAATGAATAATCTTATTTAATCAGGTTTAAGGAGAAGTCAAGGTAAACTGTCTATGAAACACACTGCCTTCCTGTTGTgaaccaatgaaagcaaacatCACAAGGCTTCCAATTTTAGTGGCAGAAGTAGACAGAATAGCACACCAGAGCACAGTATAGCATAGTGTAGCATAGAAATGTCTATTCCAAAAGAAGGAGATGCAGAAGAAAGGGTATCATATCCAACTTAGCCCAATCTACAAGACAGTCACTGTGAGCTGTTAAGATCATCAAATAATCCATTTTGGTTAGATTTTCTTTCCTGCAGGCATGTTGTGCTAAGATCTGGAATTTGCAAAGCACTAGGGTATTGGTCTCCTCTGAACACATGAAACCTTCTCCCTAGTACTGCCAAGCATGCCTTGCATTTCCACGCTTCTTCAGCTCCCCACAGCCTTGTCTCTCTGGATGGAAGCCATCTGACCCACTACAAGCAAGATTATTACCCCATCTTGGAAATTAAGGTTTGGCCTGGTTATCTCTGTCTTCTCCAGACTCATGCTTCCATGTTCCCGTGAGACTAGTATAGCTTTGTTCCAGTATAGCTCTTATTACTTCctatcattgtttttttcttgtttatttatttatttatttatttatttttattattaaaaatttccacctcctgcccacctcccattttccacCCCTCCGTTAACTCCCCTCCccgtccctctccagtccaaggagcagtcaaggttctctgccctgcgggaagtccaaggtcctcccccctccatccaggtccaggaaggtgcacatctacaCAGAcgaggctcccccaaagccagtacatgcagtaggatcaaaacccagtgccattgtccttggcttctcagtcagccctcgttgtcctccacgttcagagagtccagtttgatcccatgttttttcagtcccagtcgagctggcctaggtgagctcccattagaccagccccacagtctcagtgggtgggcgcacccctcgaggtcctgacttccttgcttatgttctccctccttcagctatTCAttagggccttgggagctcagtcctgcactccagtgtgggtctctgtctctatctccctccatcgccagatgcagcttctatggtgatatgcaagatattcatcaatatggctataggaaagggccatttcaggctccctctcctcagctgcccaaggaactagctgtggacatctccttggatacctgggaccccctatagagtgaagtctcttgctaaccctaaaatggcttccttaattaagataccttcttctttgcacccctatccacccttcctccatcccaaccattccattcccccagggtttccccttcctccccatctcacttttctttccacatctccccatcatcccttaccaccaccccacctccaccccgcagatcccaatttttgcacaATCTagcctacttccaatatccaggaggatagctatatgttttcctttgggttcaccttcttatttagcttctctaggatcaggaattataggctcactgacctttatttatgtctagactccactgatgagtgagtacataccaaattcatccttttgagtctgagttacctcactcagaatagtgttttctatttccatccatttgcatacaaaattcaagatgtcattgttttttaccgttgagtagtactctaatgcgtatatatcccacactttctgtatccattcatacattgaaggacatctaggttgtttccaggttctggctattacaaataattctgctatgaacatagttgaacaaatgcatttgtagtatgttagggcatctcttgggtatattcccaagagtgggactgctgggtcctggggtaggttgatcccgaatttcctgaaaaacctccacactgctttccaaagcagttgcacaagtttgtattcccaccagcaatggatgagtgtaccccttactccacatcctctccagcaaaggctatcattagtgtttttgaatttagccaatctgacaggtgtaagatagtatctcaacgttgttttgatttgcatttccctgattgctaaggaggttgagcatgaccttaagtgtcttttggccattcgaacttcttctgttgagaattctctgttcagttcagtgccccattttttaattgggttaattagcattttaaagtctagtctcttgaattccttatatattttggagatcagacctttgtatgttgcggggttggtgaagatcttttcccagtcagtaggctgcctttttgtcttagtgacagtgtcctttgctttacagaagctgctcagctttaggaggtcccatttattcaatgttgcccttaatgtctgtgctgccagggctatatgtaggaagcggtctcctgtgcccaaatgttgtagagtatttcccactttctcctctaacaggttcagtgtgttcagattaatattgaggtctttaatccatttggacttgagttttgtgcatggtgatagatacggatctactttcattcttctacaggttgatatccagttatgccagcaccatttgttgaagatgctttctttctttcattgtgtacttttagctcctttatcaaaaatcaggtgttcataggtttgtgggttaatatccgggtcatctattcgattccattactcgacttctctgtttttatgccaataccaagctgttttcaatactgtagctctgtagtagagcttgaagacagggatggtaatgcctccagaagttccgttattgtataagattgttttggctatcctgggtttcttgttcttccatataaagttgattattgtcctctcaagacctgcgaagaattttgatgggatctttaagggaatggcattaaatctatagattgcctttggtagaattgccatttttactatgttgatcctcccaatccaagagcaagggagatccttccattttctggtatcctctacaatttctttcttcaaagacttaaaggtcttgtcaaataggtctttcgcttccttggttagagttaccccaagatattttatgctatttgtggctattgtgaaaggtgacacttctctgatttctttctctgcttccttatcctttgtatataggagggcaactgattttttggagttgatcttgtatcctgccacattactaaaggtgttcatcagctgtaggagttctttggtggagtttttcgggacgcttatgtacactatcatatcatctgcaaataatgaaagtttaacttcttcctttccaattcgaatccccttgatccccttgtgttgtcttattgctattgctagaacttcaagcactatattgaagagataaggagagagtggacagccttgtcatgttcctgaatttagtgggatggccttgagtttctctccatttaatttgatgttagctgtcggcttgctgtaaatagcctttattatatttaggaatgtctcttgtatccctaatcttccaaagacctttatcataaaggggtgttgaattttgtcaaatgctttttctgcatctaatgagatgatcatatggtttttatccttcagtttatttatatgatggattacattgatagattttcgtatgttgaaccagccctgcatctctgggatgaagcctacttgatcatattggataatttttctaatgtgttcttggattctgtttgccagtattttattgagaatttttgcatcgatgttcatgagcgagattggcctgtaattctctttcttggttgagtctttgtgtggtttaggtatcagggtaactgtagcttcataaaaggaatttggcagtgactcttctgtttctatattatgaaatacattaaggagtataggtagtaggtcttcttggaagttaaggtagaattctgcattgaaaccatttggtcctgggctttttttggtagggaggttttgaTAACAACTTCTAATTCTTTGCggctaacaggactatttagattgttcacctggtcctggtttaactttggtatatggtacttacctaaaaaaaagtccatttcttttacattttccaattttgtggcatacaggcttttgtagtaagatctaatgattctatgaatttcctctgtgtctgtggttatgtcccccttttcatttctgatcttattgtttgttctctctctgccatttgattagtttggctaggggtttgtcaatcttgttgattttctccaagaaccagcttttggtttcattgattctttggattgttttctgtgtttctattttgttgatttcagccctcagtttgataatttccagtctctcctcctcctaggtgagtctgcttctttttttctagagctttcaggtgtgctgttaagtctccaatgtgtgctttctccgttttctttaagtgggcacttagtgctatgaattttcctcttagcactgctttcataatgtcccataggtttgagtatgttgtgtctttatttttattaaattcaagaaagactttaatttctttctttatttcttccttgacctaggtgtggttcagtagttgactgttcagtttccatgagtttgtaggctttctgggagtagcattgttgttgagtTCTAAtattaatccatggtgatccgataaggtGCAGGTGGTTacaaatatgtttttgtaactgtggaagtttgctttgttaccgagtatgtggtcaattttcgaaaaggttccatgagccacagagaagaaggtatattctttcctatttgggtggaatgttctatatatgtctgttaagtccatttggttcattacctccattaattctcttattttttgttaggtttctgtctgattgatctgtccattggtgagagaggagtgttgaagtttcccactatcagtgtgtttggtttgattgctgccttgagttctagtaatgtttcttttacataagtgggtgcttttgtattagtggcatagatattcaggattgagacttcattctgatggatttttcctgtattgagtataaagtgtccctttccatctcttctgattgattttagtttgaagtcaactttgttagaaattagtatggccacacccgcttgtttcttaggtccatttgcttgaaaaaccttttcccaaccctttactctgagtagatgtctatctttgtggttgaggtgtgtttctttttttttttttttttttaacaagaagtTTATTTAAACAACAAGACGCTTGACTTGAAGGGAAAACTATCTAGGATCATTTTGTTCAAGAGTAATTTATCCCTACTTAAAGACAGATTGCCCTACATGTAACAGCTACGtacaaaaaagttataaaattgtCCTTGGTTTTACaatgataaatgaaaaacattaaaattctccaATCGAACAAGGTATGCAAGGATTTTGTGGTTGGGTTCTTTTGTTAAAACACTGAGAGCAAAATAACTTACTGGAATATAAAGATAAGAGCTGAATGAGCATGCCTCTAATGGAGCAGGGGGTATGCTGAATGAGCATGCCTCTAATGGAGCAGGGGTATTTTCACAGAACCACTTTCCCCCGGACCACCTCCATCTgctgtcaatcaaaacagaacatTGGCCATTtagtttaaaaaaggaaaaaaaagcgcAATATGCTTGTGCACATACACCAGTTACTTTatgtacaataaagaaatggggacagggaaatgaaagaatagagaaaactaTACTGTAGTAGTCAGGATGTGGTGGAACCAAATTGCGGCTTTCTAATTGCGAATGTATTCTTGGTCTATAACAAAATTCTGGAGTAAAGTAGCAGGTTCCCTTTTTAGTAGACACCTCCTGTCTGCTGCTGGAACACATCAATCGTATCTTCATCCTCCATTTCCAACTGTGCAGGTGTGTCTGTTTCATTGATTGGCTGCCCATCAAACTTGAATCTGATCTGCCTCATTGACAAACCCTGTCGTTCACAATAAGCTTTCATTAGTTTACTAAGTGGTGTATGCCTCTTAATTTTAAACTGCACCACAGAGCCATCCTGCCCCGCCACCTTCAAATTAATATGGTTGTTGTTCTCGGTCTTGACTCCTTCCTTGGGTTTCTCGTCGGCCATGGCGAACGCCCGAGTCTCCTCAGCTGCCGCTTCACAAAAGAGGCACCAGGTCCGCACTGAAGGAGccgaggtgtgtttcttgtaaacagcagaatgttggatcctgttttcatatccaatctcttagcctgtgcctttttataggtgaattaagtccattgatattcagtgatattaatgaccagtggatgttaactccggttgtcatttttttatttggtagtcgaaattgtgtgtttcctttctttgagatgtgctggtgaagggtcgctagatgtctgagttattttgggcaatgctggactcctttgtttgtgaatttccttctattactttctgtaaggctggatttgtggctacgtattgtttaaatttgtttttttttcttggaatattttgttttctccatttagagtaaacgaaagcttggctgggtatagtaatctgggcttgcatccatggtctcttagtttctgcaaaacatctatccaggaccttctggctttcatggtttccatagagaagtcaggtgttagtctgataggtttacctttataagttacttgacctttttcctttgcagctcttaatattctttctttattctgtatgttttgtgttttgattattatatggcgaggggatgattttttttgatccagtctatttggtgttctgtaagcttcttgaaccttaatagggatatctttctttaggtttgggaagttttcttctataattttattaaatatattttctggaccattgagctgtaattcttctccttcttctatgcctattattcttaggtttggtctttttattgtgtcccagatttcctgaatgttttgtgatgaggatttgtcagattttctgttttctttgatcagtgcatttattttctctatggtatcttcagaatctgagattctttcttctatctcttgtattctgttggttatccttgtttctgtagtctctgttcgtttacatagattttccatatccagctggccctcggtttgtgtttccttccttgcccccatttcagttttcaagtcttgcactgtttccattatctgtttgattgttttttcttggtttcctaggatatcgtttacggatttactcaattcttcaaactttttgttattcttctcgtccatttctttaatggagtttttcacctcctgtttaagggactctattactttcataaagtcaattttttctacttcttcttgattagtgtattcaagtcctcctgttataagtttgctgggttctggtcctttcatgttgtttttcaaattgttggaggaattcttgcattggcgcctgcctatttcttcctctgaataatcccctttgggtcttcttttagaagttcagttcACCCCAATAAATTCAATTctctcaccccaatgaatgatgggtCTTCTGGTAGACAggcaggtctccttgctggccaagcagctcgctgacaaagggcctaccttgctgcaggcaggctattgaaaccggcctgggtgcactcaattcctggtcctggCACCCAAAGAGGCtgcgctgtgggattttgtggccccaaagacaggaggatgaggggtGTGGTTctggtgcaagctgggaagggacaggaagagagaggaagtatcctgggagaataacccctgcaggaagagcaggaagtgtgtgtggggggggttggggCTAATCTCTGGTTCTTATCATGTACATATGTTTCCAAATCTTTTAAGTTTGTCCATTAATGACACCTTGTTATCTTTAGAGATTATTGGAATGGCATATAGGGATGGTCTATCTGGTAACttgtcataactttttaacagattttgattgtcagtttcgacagtatgaattctttcagagaATCTCTCAGAATCATTCTTTAAGGTTTCATAACCCATTGTCATTGAGTGAATTTTTCCTGTCAAATTATGGTTATCATTTTCAATGTTATGAATCCTTTTAGTCAACTTCTCATTACTAGTCTGTAAAGTCTGTATCATTTCTCAAtgtttctcattcttgactccgttgtcaaataatttcttttcGATTATAATATGAATTATCAAACTAATAACAGCTATGGCTAAGAATGTATACCTCCCAGCTAGATCATATACCTCTTTTAGCACTCCCAACATAGTCGAAACAAAAGGTTGTTAAATCCCTGGGCGGTGATATTATTTACCATTGCCAGATGATGTACCTCCATTAAAATCCTGATTCAGATGCGAATTTTAAGGTGTAATAATGATTTGGGCCAGTAGGTGTCTTAGTTATACCGCTAAAGCAGTCCAGAGATGCTGGACCTCTGGTCTTTTTCTAATGTCAGTAATTCTCTAAACAgaactcaaaacaaaactgaacacatTTTTGTTAAAGAGAG
It contains:
- the LOC119822813 gene encoding small ubiquitin-related modifier 2-like, whose product is MADEKPKEGVKTENNNHINLKVAGQDGSVVQFKIKRHTPLSKLMKAYCERQGLSMRQIRFKFDGQPINETDTPAQLEMEDEDTIDVFQQQTGGVY